Proteins from a single region of Corvus hawaiiensis isolate bCorHaw1 chromosome 6, bCorHaw1.pri.cur, whole genome shotgun sequence:
- the RAPSN gene encoding 43 kDa receptor-associated protein of the synapse — protein MRLFNPWAMGQDQTKQQIEKGLHLYQSNQTEKALRVWMRVLEKSADPAGRFRVLGCLITAHAEMGRYKDMLKFAVVQIDTARELEDPDFLTESYLNLARSNEKLCEFQKTISYCKTCLNMQGTTVSMQLNGQVSLSMGNAFLGLSIFQKALECFEKALRYAHNNDDKMLECRVCCSLGNFYTQIKDYEKALFFPCKAAELVNDYGKGWSLKYRAMSQYHMAVAYRKLGRLADAMDCCEESMKIALQHGDRPLQALCLLCFADIHRSRRDVQTAFPRYDSSMSIMTEIGNRLGLIQVLLGVTKCWMIQKELDKALESIEKAQELAEGLGNKLGLLKLHCLCEKIYRTKEQQRELRDHVVKFHECVEEMELYCGMCGESIGEKNNQLQALPCSHFFHLKCLQTNGTRGCPNCRRLSVKPGYV, from the exons ATGAGGCTTTTTAATCCATGGGCGATGGGTCAGGACCAGACAAAGCAACAGATAGAAAAAGGACTCCATCTTTACCAGTCTAATCAGACCGAAAAGGCCCTGCGAGTCTGGATGAGGGTTTTGGAGAAGTCTGCGGATCCTGCTGGCAGGTTTCGGGTTTTGGGTTGCCTCATCACTGCTCATGCAGAGATGGGCAGATACAAAGACATGCTGAAG TTTGCAGTGGTGCAGATTGACACAGCACGGGAGCTGGAAGACCCAGACTTCCTTACAGAGAGCTACCTAAACCTGGCTCGCAGCAATGAGAAACTCTGTGAATTCCAGAAAACAATCTCTTACTGTAAGACGTGCCTGAATATGCAGGGTACCACTGTGAGCATGCAGCTGAATGGCCAGGTGAGCCTCAGCATGGGCAATGCCTTCTTGGGCCTCAGCATTTTCCAGAAGGCTTTGGAGTGCTTTGAGAAAGCTTTACGCTACGCACACAACAACGATGACAAGATGCTGGAATGTCGAGTCTGCTGCAGCCTCGGGAACTTCTACACCCAGATAAAG GACTACGAGAAAGCCTTGTTCTTCCCATGTAAAGCCGCTGAACTGGTGAATGATTACGGGAAGGGCTGGAGCCTGAAGTACCGTGCCATGAGCCAGTACCACATGGCCGTGGCCTATCGGAAGCTGGGGCGCCTGGCAGATGCCATGGATTGCTGTGAG GAGTCCATGAAGATTGCCCTGCAGCATGGTGACCGGCCGCTGCAAGCACTGtgtctgctctgctttgcagatATCCATCGCAGTCGCAGAGACGTGCAG ACAGCCTTCCCTCGTTATGATTCTTCCATGAGCATCATGACAGAGATTGGAAACCGCCTGGGCCTGATCCAGGTGCTGCTAGGAGTGACTAAGTGCTGGATGATTCAAAAGGAGCTGGACAAG GCTCTGGAAAGCATTGAAAAGGcacaggagctggcagagggacTAGGGAACAAG CTTGGCCTGCTGAAGCTCCACTGCCTGTGTGAAAAGATCTATCGCacaaaggagcagcagagagaattGCGTGACCACGTAGTGAAGTTCCATGAATGTGTGGAGGAGATGGAGCTGTACTGTGGCATGTGTGGAGAGTCCATCGGAGAGAAGAATAACCAGCTCCAGGCACTACCTTGCTCCCACTTCTTCCACTTGAA GTGCCTCCAGACCAACGGGACCCGCGGCTGCCCCAACTGCCGCCGCTTGTCGGTGAAGCCCGGCTACGTCTGA
- the LOC125328062 gene encoding transmembrane protein 178B-like, which translates to MAAAAQALSGTGLLLAAAALALLAVAIGTDSWYETDARRHRERCRGFGHKRSDPPGSMSAPSSHLPLRARPPRALLPGRPPAPAPAAAAASAALDSHCGRRFNSTVSGLWRRCHRAGYEPDSEELIRKGVIQRCTAVKYHYTSSSLPRNLPINITNTIRQDEWHALHLRRMTAGFIGMAVSIILFGWIIGVLGCCKQQELMQYVAGLLFLMGGTCCIISLCTCVAGINFELSRYPRYVYGLPEDISHGYGWSMFCAWGGLGLTLLAGFLCTLAPSLNTSRASVQKPRQENGAV; encoded by the exons ATGGCGGCCGCGGCTCAGGCGCTGAGCGGCACCGGGCTGCTCctggccgccgccgccctcgcCCTCCTGGCCGTGGCCATCGGCACCGACTCCTGGTACGAGACGGACGCGCGGCGGCACCGCGAGCGCTGCCGCGGCTTCGGCCACAAGCGCAGCGACCCGCCCGGCTCCATGTCGGCGCCCAGCTCGCACCTGCCGCTCCGCGCCCGACCCCCGCGGGCGCTCCTGCCCGGGCGACCCCCGGCtcccgccccggccgccgccgccgcttccgccGCGCTGGACTCGCACTGCGGCCGCCGCTTCAATTCCACAGTCTCGGGGCTCTGGAGGCGCTGCCACCGTGCGGGCTACGAGCCGGACAGCGAGGAGCTCATCCGGAAAG GAGTTATTCAGCGCTGCACTGCTGTGAAGTACCACTACACCTCCAGCTCTCTGCCTCGCAACTTACCCATCAACATCACCAACACCATCCGCCAGGATGAGTGGCACGCGCTCC atcTGCGGAGGATGACAGCTGGCTTCATTGGCATGGCAGTCTCCATCATCCTGTTTGGGTGGATCATTggtgtgctgggctgctgcaaacagcaggAGCTCATGCAGTACGTGGCTGGGCTGCTCTTCCTAATGGGAG GTACTTGCTGTATCATCTCACTCTGCACATGCGTAGCTGGGATCAATTTTGAGTTATCCCGCTATCCTCGCTACGTCTATGGGCTGCCAGAGGACATCAGTCATGGCTATGGCTGGTCCATGTTCTGTGCCTGGGGGGGCTTGGGCCTCACCCTGCTGGCTGGGTTCCTCTGCACATTGGCCCCATCACTCAACACTTCCCGGGCATCTGTACAAAAACCCAGACAAGAAAATGGGGCCGTGTGA
- the PSMC3 gene encoding 26S proteasome regulatory subunit 6A has protein sequence MASVWDESEDGVGEEVLKMSTEEIVQRTRLLDSEIKIMKSEVLRVTHELQAMKDKIKENSEKIKVNKTLPYLVSNVIELLDVDPNDQEEDGANIDLDSQRKGKCAVIKTSTRQTYFLPVIGLVDAEKLKPGDLVGVNKDSYLILETLPTEYDSRVKAMEVDERPTEQYSDIGGLDKQIQELVEAIVLPMNHKEKFENLGIQPPKGVLMYGPPGTGKTLLARACAAQTKATFLKLAGPQLVQMFIGDGAKLVRDAFALAKEKAPSIIFIDELDAIGTKRFDSEKAGDREVQRTMLELLNQLDGFQPNTQVKVIAATNRVDILDPALLRSGRLDRKIEFPMPNEEARARIMQIHSRKMNVSPDVNYEELARCTDDFNGAQCKAVCVEAGMIALRRGATELTHEDYMEGILEVQAKKKANLQYYA, from the exons ATGGCGTCGGTGTGGGATGAGTCGGAG GACGGCGTCGGCGAGGAGGTGCTGAAGATGTCCACGGAGGAGATCGTGCAGCGCACCCGCCTCCTCGACAGCGAGATCAAG ATCATGAAGAGTGAGGTACTGAGAGTGACCCACGAGCTCCAGGCCATGAAAGACAAGATCAAAGAGAACAGTGAGAAGATCAAAGTGAACAAAACCCTGCCATACCTTGTCTCCAATGTTATTGAG ctgctggatgttGACCCAAATGAccaggaggaggatggagcaAACATTGACCTGGATTCCCAGAGAAAGGGCAAGTGTGCTGTGATCAAGACCTCTACACGTCAG aCATATTTCCTGCCTGTTATTGGGTTGGTTGATGCTGAGAAGTTGAAGCCTGGAGATCTAGTG GGGGTGAACAAAGACTCTTACTTGATCCTGGAGACTCTGCCTACTGAATATGATTCACGGGTGAAAGCCATGGAGGTGGATGAGAGGCCCACAGAGCAGTACAGTGACATCGGGGGGCTGGATAAACAAATCCAAGAG CTTGTGGAGGCCATTGTCCTGCCAATGAATCATAAGgagaaatttgaaaatttgGGTATACAGCCACCCAAAGGAGTCCTTATGTATGGGCCTCCAGGAACAGGGAAGACACTTTTAGCTCGAGCATGTGCTGCCCAGACCAAG GCTACGTTCCTGAAGCTGGCGGGTCCACAACTTGTGCAGATGTTCATTGGTGATGGAGCGAAGCTGGTACGTGATGCTTTTGCTCTTGCAAAGGAAAAAGCTCCTTCCATCATCTTTATTGATGAACTGGATGCCATTGGCACTAAAAG GTTTGATAGTGAGAAGGCTGGTGACCGGGAGGTGCAGAGGACCATGCTGGAGCTGCTTAATCAACTTGATGGTTTCCAGCCCAACACACAAGTCAAG GTGATTGCTGCAACCAACCGGGTTGATATCTTGGACCCAGCTTTGCTCCGCTCCGGACGATTAGATCGGAAGATTGAGTTCCCAATGCCTAATGAGGAGGCCAGAGCCAGAATTATGCAGATTCATTCACGCAAAATGAATGTCAG CCCTGATGTGAACTATGAGGAACTGGCTCGCTGCACAGATGATTTCAATGGAGCCCAGTGCAAGGCTGTGTGTGTCGAAGCG GGGATGATTGCACTCCGCCGTGGAGCTACAGAGCTCACCCACGAGGACTACATGGAAGGAATCCTGGAGGttcaagcaaagaaaaaagccaatCTGCAGTACTATGCCTGA